The Amycolatopsis sp. QT-25 genomic sequence GGCGAACTCGCAGCCCGGAACGCCGGTGACCATCGGCTTCTCGGCACCGGCCGCGGACCACGGCTGGATGGCGGCCATCACCAAGAACGCCCGCGCGCAGGCGCAGAAATTCAGTGAGGTCACGCTCAACGCGACCGAGGGCACCAACGACGTCAACCAGCAGATCTCCCAGGTGGAGACGCTGATCAACGCCAAGGTGAACGTGCTGGTGATCCTGCCGTTCGACGGCAAGGCGCTGACCGCGGTCGGCCAGCAGGCGATGGACGCCGGTATCCAGGTGATCAACCTGGACCGCGTCTTCGACACCCCGCTCGCGTACCGCACCTGGATCGGTGGCGACAACTACCGCATGGGCGTCAACGCCGGGAACCACATCGCCCAGCAGATGAAGGCGAAGAACATCGCGTCCCCCGTCATTGGCGAGGTCGCGGGCATCGACTCGCTGCCGCTGACCCAGGAACGCAGCAAGGGTTTCAAGGACGCTTTGGCACGCCAGGGTTTCCAGGTGGGACCGCGGGTCTCGGCGCAGTTCACGCCGGAGTCGGGCGAGCAGCAGACCTCGAACCTGCTCCAGTCCGCGTCCAAATTGGACGCTCTCTGGAACCACGACGACGACCAGGGGGTCGGTGTCATCGCGGCGATCAACAACGCCAACCGCAAGGACTTCCTGATGGTCGGTGGCGCGGGATCGAAGAACGCGATGAACCTGATCAAGTCCGACGCCGAGCCGCTGAAGGCGACCGTGCTCTACAGCCCGTCGATGGCGTCTTCGGCGATCTCGCTGGCGCGGCTCCTCGGCCAGGGCAAGGGCGCCGGCGACTTCGCCGAGCACGAGATCCCCGCCGAGATCACCACGTACTCCGCGGTGGTCACCAAGGAGAACGTCGACAAGTACATGGACGTCGGCTTCGACTCGTGAACCCGCGTACCCGACACGCGCGTTCGAAAGACACAGCCTAGGAGGGGCATGAGCACGGCAAAGGAAACGATCGGGATCGGCATGGTGGGCCACGCGTTCATGGGTGCGGTGCATTCGCACGCGTGGCGCAGTGTGCACCGGTTCTTCGCGCCACCGCTGATCCCGAGACTCGCCGTGCTCGGCGGCCGCGACGAAGTGCGGACGAAGGCCGCGGCGGATCGGTTCGGCTGGGAAGACGTCGAGACGGACTGGCGCGCGCTGATCGCCCGTGACGACGTCGACCTGGTCGACATCTGCACGCCGGGCGACAGTCACGCCGAGATCGCGATCGCCGCGCTCGAGGCGGGCAAACACGTGCTGTGCGAGAAGCCGTTGGCCAACACCCTCGCCGAGGCCGAAGCGATGGCCGAGGCGGCGGCGAAGGCGCGGGCGAACGGCGTCCGGTCGATGGTGGCCTTCAACTACCGGCGGGTGCCCGCGCTCGCGCACGCCAGGAAACTGGTCGCGGGCGGGGCGCTCGGCGAGATCCGCCACGTGCGGTCGGTGTACCTGCAGGACTGGCTTTCCGACGCGCAGGCGCCGATGACCTGGCGGCTGCACAAGGACAAGGCGGGCTCGGGTGCGCTGGGCGACCTCGGCGCGCACATCGTCGACGCCGCCCAATTCGTCACCGGCGAGACGATCACCGGGGTGTCCGCGCTGACCACCACCTTCGTCAAGGAGCGGCCGGACGGCGACGGCGGCACGGGCCAGGTGACCGTCGACGACACCGCGTTGTTCCTCGGCCGGTTCACCGGCGGCGCGGTGGCGAGTTTCGAGGCGACCCGGTTCGCGCTGGGCCGCAAGAACGCGATGCGGCTGGAGATCAACGGGTCGAAGGCGAGCCTCGCGTTCGACTTCGAGTCGATGAACGAACTGTCCTTCTTCGACGGCTCCCAGCCCTCGACCGAGGCGGGGTTCCGCCGGATCCTCGTCACCGAACCCGAGCATCCGTACGTCGGGGTGTGGTGGCCGCCGGGGCATCTCCTCGGCTACGAGCACACCTTCACCAACGAGGTCGCCGACCTGCTCACCGCGATCGGCGACGGCACGGATCCCGAACCGTCCTTCGAGGACGGGTTGAGGGTGCAGCAGGTCTTGGCCGCGGTCGAGCGCAGCGCCTCCGAAGAGGCGCGATGGACCGCTGTGCCCGGCGTCACCACGAAGGGGAGTAACTGAGGGAGAGATTCAGCCGAAAGTCGCATGACGGCTATCACTGCGACTTGGTTCGATCCGGAAACGTCCGACCATCCGATGGTGAACACAGTTGGCGTTTTCGGGTTTGGGAAAGGTGGAGAAATGCCTGCTCACGAGCGTACGGGCATCTGGTTGATCGGGGCGAGGGGGTCTGTGGCCACCACTGCGGCGGTGGGGCTCCTCGCCCTCCGCGCGGGGGTGACGGGCGGTGACGGCTGCGTCACCGAACTGCCCGCGTTCGCCCGCGTTCCGTTGCCCGGCTGGGACGATCTGGTCCTCGGCGGGCACGACATCGCGCATACGCCGCTGGAGAAGCGGGCCGAGCAGCTGGCGCACGCCGGCGTGTTCGGGCACGCGGTGTTCTCCGCGGTCCGGTCCGGGCTGGCCGAGGTGGACGCCGAGATCCGCGACGGTTACCACCCGGCGACGCACACCGGTGCCCAGGCTGAAGCGGCCGCCCGGCTCACGGCGGACATCCGAGCTTTCGCCGACCGGCACGACCTCGCGCGGGTCGTCGTGGTCAACGTGTCCTCCACCGAGGCTCCCTGTCCCCACCTGCCCGAACACGACGACCTCGACGCGCTCGAAGCGGCCTTGGCGGATCCGACGCGGACTGTCCTCCCGTCGAGTTCCCTCTCGGCCTACGCGGCGCTGAAGGCGGGCAGCCCGTACGTGGAGTTCACCCCGTCCGCCGGGATCACCCTGCCCGCGCTGCGGGAGCTCGCCGAGCGGGAAGGCCTGCCGTACGCGGGCTGCGACGGCAAGACCGGTGAGACGCTGCTGCGCACCGTCCTCGCGCCGATGTTCAGCGCGCGGGCGCTGAAGGTCCGCTCCTGGGCGGGCACCAACCTGCTCGGCGGCGGGGACGGCGAGACCCTCGCCGACCCGGTGACCGCGAACAGCAAACTGGAGTCCAAGGCCCGCGGGCTCGCGGCGCTGCTCGGCGAGGACGTCACCGCGCCGCTGCACATCGACAACGTGCCCGACCTCGGCGAGATCAAGACCGCGTGGGACCACGTGTCGTTCGAGGGTTTCCTCGGCGCGCGCATGAGCCTGCAGTTCACCTGGACCGGCTACGACTCCGCGCTCGCGGCGCCGCTGATCCTCGACCTCGCCAGGCTGGTGACCGCGGCGCACGCCGGCGGGCAGAGCGGCGCGCTGACCGAACTGGGTTTCTTCTTCAAGGATCCGCTGGGCAGCGACGAACACCGGTTCGCCGAGCAGACCACCCGCCTGATCACCTGGGCGGCCGCGCTGTGAAAGCTTATGTGGAACTCGTGCGGGCGCCCGCCGCGCTGACGGTGCTCGGCGACACGGTCGCCGGATCCGCAGCGGCGGGGCTCAGGATGACCGGGCGACGGCTGCTGCTGCCGCTGTCTTCGGTCGCCTTCTACTGGGCCGGGATGGCCCTCAACGACTGGGCGGACCGGAAGCTCGACGCCGTGGAGCGGCCCGAGCGGCCGATTCCGTCCGGGCGGGTGAGTGCCGGCGCGGCGCTCACCACCGGGGCCGCGCTGACCGCTGCCGGACTCGGCTTGGCGGCGCTCGGCGGCGGCCGTCGGGCGATGCGGGTCGCGGTCCCGCTCGCGGGCGCGGTGTGGGCCTACGACACCGTGCTGAAGCCGACCCCGGCCGGACCGGTGGCGATGGCGGCCTGCCGCACACTCGACGTCCTGCTGGGGGCGGGTGACTCCCCGAAGAAGGCGGTTACCGCCGCGGCGGCTGTCGGCGTCCACACGCTCGGTGTCACGGCGTTGTCCACCGGGGAGGTGCACGGCGCGAAACCAGGCACGGCTCGGGCCGCACTGGCCACGAGCTGTGCGGCGACAACGTTGGCATTGACCGGACCGGCGCGGGGTGGCTGGCATCGCGCGGCGTCGATGGCGGCCGGTTCCGGCTACGCGGGACTGGTCGGAAGGGCGCAGGCGGACGCCGTCCGCGACCCGTCGGCGAAGTCCGTGCGCTCGGCGACGAAGTCCGGCATCCACGGCATGGTCCCGCTGCAGGCGGCGGTCACGGCCAAGGCCTCGGTAGTGGGGGCCGTGCTGGTCGCGGCCGCGCTGCCGATCGCCCGCAGGCTGTCGCGGAAGGTGAGCCCCACATGAGTTTTCACCTCGGATACGGCACCAACGGGTTTTCCAACCACCGGCTCGACGACGCCCTCGCGATCATCGCCGACCTCGGCTACACCGGGGTGGCGCTGACACTGGACCACGACCACCTCGACCCGTTCGCCGACGATCTGGCACGGCAGGTCGACCACGTGGCCTCGCGGCTTTCGGCGCTCGGCCTGAACCGGGTCGTCATCGAGACGGGCGCGCGTTACCTGCTCGACCCGTGGCGCAAGCACTCGCCGACGCTGCTGTCGGACGATCCCGCGCTCCGGATCGACTTCCTGGCCCGCGCCATGCGGATCGCCGGGGATCTCGGCGCGGACTGTGTCTCGTTCTGGTCCGGAGTGTCCACTCTGGACACAGAGATCGCCTGGTCCCGGTTGCGCGACGGTGTCGCGGCGGTCCTGGAGCACGCCGCGCGGCTGAACGTGCGGCTGGCGATGGAACCCGAACCCGGCCACCTCGTGCAGCATCTCGGCCAGGTCCTGGACCTGCGCAAGGAGCTCGGCGAGCCGGAATTGTTCGGCGTCACGCTCGACGTCGGGCACTGCGTCGCCGTCGAGCCGGTCAACGCGGCCGAGTGCGTCCGCCTGGCCGGTCCACTGCTGTGGAACGTGCAACTCGACGACATGCTGCCGAGGGTCCACGAGCATCTCGAGTTCGGTGACGGGCACCTGGATCTGCCGGGAACGCTCGCCGCGCTGGCGGAGATCGGCTACCCCGGCCTGGCCGCGGTCGAACTGCCCCGGCACAGCCACGCCGCGCCGGACACCGCACGCCGGGCTTTCGAAGCGCTCACCGAGGCGATGCCGCAGACGTGGTCGGCCAAGGCGGAACGCCGGATCCGGGAGAAGCCGTCGGTGATCGGCTCGCTCTTCCCGGCCGTCGGCCGTGAGGTCGGCCGCGCCGCGCTGCGGCCGGACACCGATCCGCAGGGCCTGGTCCACGGCACCGTCGACGACCGGGCACGGGTCCGGCTCGTGACGGTCTTGGCCGACGTCCTCGGCGACGCCGCGCTGGCCGCGGAACTGCGCGACCTCTACCGCTACGGCGACGACGCGGAACGGCGCGGGGTGCTGCGGGCGCTCAACTCGCTGGAGTCCCCGGGCGCCGAAGTCACCGATGCCGGGATCGAGCTGGTCGAAGACGCATTGCGCGCCAACGACATCAGGTTGGTCGCCGCCGCCATGGGTGCCTTCGCCCGGTTCCTGGACGACCACACCTGGCGCCACGGCGTCCTCAAATGCGTCTTCGTCGGTGTGCCCTTGGCCGCCGTCGCGGAGCTCGAATCCCGCGCGGACGCCGAGCTGAGACGCATGCTCGCCGATTTCGCCGACGAACGCAGGGCGGCCGGACGTGACGTACCCGCCGACGCCCTCGAACTCCTCAAGGAGAACTGAGCCAGTGCGTATCTTCGATCCCCACATCCACATGTCCTCCCGGACCACCGACGACTACGAAGCGATGTACGCGGCCGGTGTCCGCGCGCTGGTCGAGCCGGCGTTCTGGCTGGGGCAGCCACGCACCAGCGTCGGCTCGTACACCGACTACTTCGACGCGCTCATCGGCTGGGAACGGTTCCGCGCCGCCCAGTTCGGCATCCGGCACCACTGCACGATCGCGCTGAACCCCAAGGAGGCCAACGACCCCCGCTGCCGCGAGGTGCTCGACGTGCTCCCGAGGTACCTGGCCAAGGACGGCGTGGTCGCGGTCGGCGAGGTCGGTTACGACTCGATGACCAAGGAAGAGGACGAGGTCTTCTCGCAGCAGTTGGCGATGGCGCTGGAGCACGACCTCCCGGTGCTGGTGCACACCCCGCACCGCGACAAGCTGGAAGGCACCAAGCGCACCCTCGACGTCGTCCGTGAGGCCGGTGTCGCACCGGAGCGCGTAATCGTCGACCACCTCAACGAGGTCACCGTCGAGCTGGTCAAGGATTCCGGTGCCTGGATGGGTTTCTCCATCTACCCGGACACCAAGATGGACGAGCACCGGATGGTCGAGATCCTGCGCCGGTACGGGCTGGACCGGATGATCGTCAACTCGGCCGCCGACTGGGGCCGGTCCGATCCGCTGAAGACCGCCAAGACCGGACAGGCGATGCTCGACGGCGGATTCACCGAGGCCGACGTCGACAAGGTGCTGTGGCGGAACCCGGTCGACTTCTACGGACAGAGCGGACGGCTCACTCTCGACCCGTTGCCCGGTTTCACCGGCGAGGCGGCGACGTTCGAGGGCAACTCGGTCCTGCGGGGTGCCCGCAAATGATCTCGTACTGTACGAACGTCCACCCCGCCGAAGACGTCGAAGGCATCGTCGCGCAGTTGGAGCGGT encodes the following:
- a CDS encoding substrate-binding domain-containing protein, with translation MTEQSLHRRRFLLGGAAVGAGALLTACTSNEAPAQNNAANVANAGANSQPGTPVTIGFSAPAADHGWMAAITKNARAQAQKFSEVTLNATEGTNDVNQQISQVETLINAKVNVLVILPFDGKALTAVGQQAMDAGIQVINLDRVFDTPLAYRTWIGGDNYRMGVNAGNHIAQQMKAKNIASPVIGEVAGIDSLPLTQERSKGFKDALARQGFQVGPRVSAQFTPESGEQQTSNLLQSASKLDALWNHDDDQGVGVIAAINNANRKDFLMVGGAGSKNAMNLIKSDAEPLKATVLYSPSMASSAISLARLLGQGKGAGDFAEHEIPAEITTYSAVVTKENVDKYMDVGFDS
- a CDS encoding Gfo/Idh/MocA family oxidoreductase — translated: MSTAKETIGIGMVGHAFMGAVHSHAWRSVHRFFAPPLIPRLAVLGGRDEVRTKAAADRFGWEDVETDWRALIARDDVDLVDICTPGDSHAEIAIAALEAGKHVLCEKPLANTLAEAEAMAEAAAKARANGVRSMVAFNYRRVPALAHARKLVAGGALGEIRHVRSVYLQDWLSDAQAPMTWRLHKDKAGSGALGDLGAHIVDAAQFVTGETITGVSALTTTFVKERPDGDGGTGQVTVDDTALFLGRFTGGAVASFEATRFALGRKNAMRLEINGSKASLAFDFESMNELSFFDGSQPSTEAGFRRILVTEPEHPYVGVWWPPGHLLGYEHTFTNEVADLLTAIGDGTDPEPSFEDGLRVQQVLAAVERSASEEARWTAVPGVTTKGSN
- a CDS encoding inositol-3-phosphate synthase, with the translated sequence MPAHERTGIWLIGARGSVATTAAVGLLALRAGVTGGDGCVTELPAFARVPLPGWDDLVLGGHDIAHTPLEKRAEQLAHAGVFGHAVFSAVRSGLAEVDAEIRDGYHPATHTGAQAEAAARLTADIRAFADRHDLARVVVVNVSSTEAPCPHLPEHDDLDALEAALADPTRTVLPSSSLSAYAALKAGSPYVEFTPSAGITLPALRELAEREGLPYAGCDGKTGETLLRTVLAPMFSARALKVRSWAGTNLLGGGDGETLADPVTANSKLESKARGLAALLGEDVTAPLHIDNVPDLGEIKTAWDHVSFEGFLGARMSLQFTWTGYDSALAAPLILDLARLVTAAHAGGQSGALTELGFFFKDPLGSDEHRFAEQTTRLITWAAAL
- a CDS encoding SCO3242 family prenyltransferase, encoding MKAYVELVRAPAALTVLGDTVAGSAAAGLRMTGRRLLLPLSSVAFYWAGMALNDWADRKLDAVERPERPIPSGRVSAGAALTTGAALTAAGLGLAALGGGRRAMRVAVPLAGAVWAYDTVLKPTPAGPVAMAACRTLDVLLGAGDSPKKAVTAAAAVGVHTLGVTALSTGEVHGAKPGTARAALATSCAATTLALTGPARGGWHRAASMAAGSGYAGLVGRAQADAVRDPSAKSVRSATKSGIHGMVPLQAAVTAKASVVGAVLVAAALPIARRLSRKVSPT
- a CDS encoding EboA domain-containing protein, which codes for MSFHLGYGTNGFSNHRLDDALAIIADLGYTGVALTLDHDHLDPFADDLARQVDHVASRLSALGLNRVVIETGARYLLDPWRKHSPTLLSDDPALRIDFLARAMRIAGDLGADCVSFWSGVSTLDTEIAWSRLRDGVAAVLEHAARLNVRLAMEPEPGHLVQHLGQVLDLRKELGEPELFGVTLDVGHCVAVEPVNAAECVRLAGPLLWNVQLDDMLPRVHEHLEFGDGHLDLPGTLAALAEIGYPGLAAVELPRHSHAAPDTARRAFEALTEAMPQTWSAKAERRIREKPSVIGSLFPAVGREVGRAALRPDTDPQGLVHGTVDDRARVRLVTVLADVLGDAALAAELRDLYRYGDDAERRGVLRALNSLESPGAEVTDAGIELVEDALRANDIRLVAAAMGAFARFLDDHTWRHGVLKCVFVGVPLAAVAELESRADAELRRMLADFADERRAAGRDVPADALELLKEN
- a CDS encoding TatD family hydrolase; translation: MRIFDPHIHMSSRTTDDYEAMYAAGVRALVEPAFWLGQPRTSVGSYTDYFDALIGWERFRAAQFGIRHHCTIALNPKEANDPRCREVLDVLPRYLAKDGVVAVGEVGYDSMTKEEDEVFSQQLAMALEHDLPVLVHTPHRDKLEGTKRTLDVVREAGVAPERVIVDHLNEVTVELVKDSGAWMGFSIYPDTKMDEHRMVEILRRYGLDRMIVNSAADWGRSDPLKTAKTGQAMLDGGFTEADVDKVLWRNPVDFYGQSGRLTLDPLPGFTGEAATFEGNSVLRGARK